A portion of the Harpia harpyja isolate bHarHar1 unplaced genomic scaffold, bHarHar1 primary haplotype scaffold_55, whole genome shotgun sequence genome contains these proteins:
- the LOC128138549 gene encoding olfactory receptor 14J1-like, translating to MSNSSSITQFLLLAFADTRELQLLHFWLFLGIYLAALLANSLIITAVACDHSLHTPMYFFLLNLSLLDLGSISSTVPKAMANSLWDTRAISYPGCAAQVFLFVFLISAEYFLLTIMAYDRYVAICKPLHYGTLLGSRACVHMAAAAWGTGFLTAVLHTANTFSVPLCQGNAVDQFFCEIPQILKLACSDAYLREAGVLVVGVCFGFGCFVFIVLSYVQIFRAVLRIPSEQGQHKAFSTCLPHLAVVSLFLSTGTFAYLKLPSISSPSLDLLVAVLYSVVPPAVNPLIYSMRNHEIKDALRKLITGCFS from the coding sequence atgtccaacagcagctccatcacccagttcctcctcctggcatttgcagacacgcgggagctgcagctcttgcacttctggctcttcctgggcatctacctggctgccctcctggccaacagcctcatcatcaccgccgtagcctgtgaccacagcctccacacacccatgtacttcttcctcctcaatctCTCCCTCCTTGACCTTGGCTCCATCTCCAgcactgtccccaaagccatggccaactccctctgggacaccagggccatctcctacccaggatgtgctgcacaggtctttctgtttgtctttttgatctcagcagagtattttcttctcaccatcatggcctacgaccgctacgttgccatctgcaaacccctgcactacgggaccctcctgggcagcagagcttgtgtccacatggcagcagctgcctggggcactggtttcctcactgctgtgctgcacactgccaatacattttcagtacccctctgccaaggcaatgctgtggaccagttcttctgcgaaatcccccagatcctcaagcttgcctgctcagatgcctacctcagggaagctGGGGTACTTGTAGTTGGtgtctgttttggatttgggtgttttgttttcattgtgctgtcctatgtgcagatcttcagggctgtgctgaggatcccctctgagcagggacagcacaaagccttttccacctgcctccctcacttggctgtggtctccttgtttTTAAGCACTGGCacgtttgcctacctgaagctcccctccatctcctcaccatccctggacctgctggtggcagttctgtactcagtggtgcctccagcagtgaaccccctcatctacagcatgagaaaccatgagatcaaggatgccctgagaaaactaatcactggatgcttttcCTAA